In Flavobacterium praedii, the DNA window TGCATTAAGATTCTCAATCAGAGCACCATGCCCACCAGGTCTAAAAACCAACATCCCTTTTTCATTGCGAAAAGGTTTATTTTTAGCATCTACAGCAATGGTATCCGTTTCCATTTTTTGATACGAATAACTTACCTCTATGTTGGTATTTGATTTTGCTTCAATTTTACCCTTTTCCTTTTTAATAATATCCTCAAATTGTGTTTGATGGTTTTCAGTAACTGTTAGATGCAAATTGGACTGATTATTCGATGCGGCGTAAAAAGCACATTCATACAGATGCTCTTCAATTGGAGTTGCTACATGAGTTTCGTATTTGTGAAACGGTAGAATTCCTTTTGGTTTATTAGCAAAATCAAAATATTTTGGTGACAAAAGCATCTTTATGAAATAATAGTTTTTATAATCTCTTTCCAATGCATTAAAATCAGGATAAATCTCCTTTAATTTTAAGTCTACGGCTTCAAAAAAGGAGAACTTATCCATCCCAACAATAAAAAGTGACAATTCAGTATCTTTTTTTCTATTGATATAAGCATTTATAGTTTCATTTCCGAAATCAAATTCATTCAAAAAAGTACTTAAAAACTTAAACATTCTGGATGCTGCCCCTGATGCAGGAACAAATTTCTTTATTTTAAAAGTATTTTTATTAGCATCAAAAAGATTTGCTTTTTGCTCAAATTCAGCTTCTGATAATTTTAGAATTCCATTATTTATAGTCGCAGGTTGAACCAAAATACTTTTTAGTATACCCTCATTAAATATAGCCAATTGATTTTTAATATTTTCCAATGAAATCCCATGCTCATAAATTTGCAAATAATCCAAAGATGTGAAACCCATTTGCAAAGCTAGAGTCAATTCTTCGATGATGGCAACTGCTTTTTTCAAACGAATTTCCTTATTGCCTGAAATGGTAATAAATGGTTTTTTATTATCAATTAAGGATTGTTTAAAAACTTCAAATACAGTTTCCCTACCCTCTGGACTGTCTCTTAGCCCATCATCTTCCCATGGCACATCAATATCAGTTAGAAAAAACAAATCATATTGATGAGCACGAGCTGCTTTATCCAATAAAGAATCACAATAATCATAATACAATTCAGAAAAAACCTTGGTTACCAATAAATTTGTATCGCAAAAAAGGTATTTATTGGCTATTAATGCGCTTTCATTTTCCAATTTAGTTTGGCCATAAGCAATGGGTAACATATCATCAATATCACAAATACCACGACCACTATCTAATTTTTCTTGTAGATAATCGCGAGCGAATTCGGGAACCCAAACCGTCTTGTAATATTCGGCGAGCTGTGTCGCCAAAGTAGTTTTACCAGTAGATTCTGGACCAAAAATGGCAACTTTTATAATTGGTGTAGCTCCTGATTTTGCGAGCTGTTCAAGATTTTCTTCCATTCTAAATAGCCATAAACGGCAATAATTGTAAATACTATATATTGAAAACTTGTAAAGGTATATCCTTTTGCAAAATAAAGCGGTATCGAAAGTAAATCTCCTACAATCCAAAAAATCCAATTTTCGATTTTTCTTTTGGCCATCAACCACATACCTACGAAAAATAGTGCTGTTAAAAGTGTATCTACATAGGAATACCAAGTAGTAAATTTATTAAAATAAAGATAAACCAAAATAACAAAAATAAGAGTTGCCACAAAAATGAATATTCCAATGATTTTCTCTTTACTAGTCATTAGTGAAATCGGAAATTCAGCAACATCTCCTTTTTTTCGAGTCCAGTGATACCAGCCATAAATACTCATTACAAAGTAATAAACATTGATCATGGAATCCCCCAACAAGCTCCACTGCCAAAGCAAATAAGCATAAATAAAAGTGCTAACTAATCCCGTAGGAAAAACCCAAATACTATCTTTTTTGGCACACCAAACACTCCAAAGCCCAAAAAAAACAGCTATAAGTTCCAAGTACACTTCATGAACAGGGTACTCTTTATATTGAGAAAAAAAATAATCGAACATTTATTTTTAAAGTTTAGGAATTTAATTACTGTGATTAAAAAAATCAGGATCATTTTCAAAAGCGGTTCCAATTACTACCAAATCGGCTCCAGCTTCATAAGCATTTTGAATCCCTTGCAAATCTATAATTCCGCCGCCTACAATTAGTGGAATTTCGATATTATTTGAAACTTTTTTTATCATTTCAATAGGGATAGCCTGTTTGGCACCACTACCCGCTTCGAGATAAATAAGTTTATGACCTAACATTTCCCCAGCTTGAGCGGTATGCATCACATAATCACTATTATTTCTATCTAATGGCTTGGTGTTACTAACTCTAGCAACAGCTGTTTCATCACCGCTTTCGATTAATAAATAACCAGTAGAAATAATTTCGAGTTGGGTTTTCTTTAAGATTGGAACCGCATTTATTTGATGGGTTATCAAATAATCCGAATTCCGGCCAGATATTAGGGAAAGAAACAAAATCGCGTCAGCATTGGCTGAAATTTGAGATGGATTTCCAGGGAAAAGTACAATTGGTAAAGCATCCTGCCCTATTAAGGTGGAATTTTGACGAATTGTCAGAATCAACTCGTCTAATATGTTATTTTGAACTTGACTTCCTCCAATAAAAATATGCGTTGCTGGCGATTGATAGATTTTTTGGATTAAATAATCCATTTTATTCAAGTCAATTTTATCGGGATCAAGTAGAATGGCGAGTAACTTACGGTTTTCGGTCTTAGCCTGAAGAATGGCATTATAAATATTGGTCATAGGCAATTACACAGAGATTCGCAAAGAGAAAGCAAAGCTACGCAAAGTTTTAAAATTATTTTTCTATTATTCAAAAGCGTACACAAGAGTGAAATTTTGCTTAATTCCTTTTTCATCATAAGAATCAAATTCCTCAAAACAAACCTTAAAATCTCTGATTATAGCATCAAAGTGAAGTTCTGCTTTGGCTTGCGTATCATTCATTTCAAAAGCATCGACTTTAATATGATCTTTGAAACTGATTCCTTTTTCGTTTCTGATTTTAAAAATCGCTTCTTTGGCGCCCCAAATCACGGTCAGTTTTCGAATATATTCCTCTTTTTGATCAGGATTCAAAAAAGAAAACTCCGTATCAGCAAATTTATCAGCGATGCGGATGATTTTCTCCCGTTGCAATTCAATGTCGATTCCAACGACTGCATCACTTAAAATAATAGCCGAAAATTGATGGGAATGCGTAATAGAAATGTGTTTGCCATCATGCAAATGTGGTTTTCCAAATTCATCATAATACAAATCAAAATCCGTATAATCTGCAACTTGAAATAATTTACGAACACTCAAGAAAGCGCGTTGGTGTATTTCGGATTTCATATTGTTCAAACGTTTCAGGTTGCTGTCATTGAGAACAACTGCTTCAAAAAGTTCTTGATACGATTCGGTTATTTCCCAAACGAGGATTTGGGTTGAGGAGTTTAATATAATGGTTTTGTATAATGGCATTATTGAAATATGAGTTTCGAATGATGAATTATGAATTATTAGCTCATAAACGTTGTCTGTATTTTTAGAGCCCCGATAGCAGTGGAAATCCTTTTTTGAGCCGATTTTTCTTCGGCTTAAAAAAGATTGTAACGAATAGCGGGATTAGCTCCTAAAAAATATTTATCTAATGTTCAAAAGATTAAGACATTAAACAAATCACAAATCTCGTATAAATTAGTTTATTTCTAAACTTATTGCCTAAATTTGCAAAAAATTTTACAATACAAATATACTATAAATGAGTACAACGACTATGCCTTTTGTGGCTTTCAAAGTAAAAGACATTTCTCTAGCAGCCTGGGGAAGAAAAGAAATTGAACTAGCTGAAGCTGAAATGCCAGGTTTAATGGCACTTCGTGCAGAATATAAAGACGAACAACCACTTAAAGGTGCTCGTATTGCTGGATGTTTGCACATGACGATTCAAACTGCTGTTTTGATCGAAACATTGATTGCTCTTGGTGCTGAAGTGACTTGGAGTTCTTGTAACATTTTCTCTACTCAAGATCAAGCTGCTGCTGCTATTGCTGCTGCTGGAATTCAAGTGTATGCTTGGAAAGGTTTGAATGAAGTAGATTTTGACTGGTGTATTGAGCAAACATTATTCTTTGGTGAAGACAGAAAACCATTGAACATGATTCTTGATGACGGTGGAGATTTGACTAATATGGTTATTGATCGTTACCCAGAATTGGTTGCTGGAATCAAAGGATTGTCTGAAGAAACTACAACAGGAGTTCATAGATTGTACGAAAGAGTAAAAGCTGGAACATTACCAATGCCTGCTATCAATGTAAATGACTCGGTTACTAAATCAAAATTCGACAACAAATACGGATGTAAAGAATCTGCTGTTGACGCGGTTCGTCGTGCTACTGATATTATGTTGGCTGGAAAAAGAGTAATCGTTTGTGGATATGGTGATGTTGGAAAAGGAACTGCAGCTTCTTTTAGAGGTGCAGGATCTATTGTAACGGTTACCGAAATTGATCCAATTTGTGCTTTGCAAGCTGCAATGGACGGTTTTGAAGTTAAAAAATTAGATACGGTTGTTGCTAATGCTGATATCATCATCACTACAACTGGAAATAAAGATATCGTTTTGGGTTCTCATTTCGAAAAAATGAAAGACAAAACAATTGTTTGTAACATCGGACACTTTGATAACGAAATTGACATGGCTTGGTTGAACAAAAACCACGGTGCTTCAAAAATCGAAATCAAACCACAAGTTGATAAATACACTATCGCTGGAAAAGACATTATTATCTTGGCAGAAGGTCGTTTGGTTAACCTTGGTTGCGCTACAGGTCACCCAAGTTTTGTAATGAGTAACTCGTTTACCAACCAAACTTTGGCTCAAATCGAATTATGGAAAAATAGTGCTGCTTACAATAATGAAGTGTATATGTTACCAAAACATTTGGATGAAAAAGTAGCGATGTTGCACTTAGCTAAATTAGGCGTTGAATTGGAAACTTTACGTGATGATCAAGCAGCTTACATTGGAGTTGAAGTTGAAGGTCCATTCAAACCAGAATATTACAGATACTAGTAATTTTTTTAGTTTGAAAATTTCAGTTCCGACAACTATCGGAATTCGATTTCTTCTAATATTCTAATATATAGATCAAGCCCGACAGATTTTAAAATCTGTCGGGCTTTCTTTTTTAATTTAAAATTTTACAATTAAAAAATACTGACATTAATAAAAACAATCAGCTCTCCCTTATACTTTTTTCATACTTAACCCACAACATCAAAGCTTATAGTCTATTAAAGATTAGTTTTTTTTCTAAATAACAGAAATTAAATTTAAACGCATTTTTTATTATTCAAAAAAAAAATCAATACCTTAGTGTCTATTATAAAATAAAAAAGACCGATTTACTCTTTAATTACCAACTCAAAACAAGATGCTTTGAAAAGAAAATCCCCCCTCTTCCTTTTATTTGTTTTTTTGATAATCTCTCAAATTAATTTTGCTCAAGAGAAAAAACCCAAAGTCGTATTGGTTTTGAGTGGTGGAGGAGCAAAAGGTATTGCACATATACCTCTTTTACAAACCTTAGACTCCTTACACATTGTTCCCGACCTTATAGTTGGAAACAGTATGGGAAGTGTTATTGGAGGCTTGTATGCTATGGGATATTCTGGTGACAGTATTGCAAATATTACCAAAAACATAGATTGGGACAAATTACTAGGAGGAGGAATGTCTTTAAAAAGTGTTAGCGTTGAAGAAAAAAGTGAGTTTCAACGCTATTTAGTCGGTATAGGAATAAAAGATGGAAAACCAAATAGTGTTAGTTCTATATTAAACGACCAAAATTTAAGAGAATATCTTTCTGAGTTAACCTTCCCTGTATACAATATTAAAGATTTCGACAATTTAGCAATCCCTTTTAGAGCAATGGCTACCGATTTAGTATATGGTAAAGAAATTGTTCTAAACAAAGGAAGCTTAGCCTATGCCATGCGCGCAAGCATGTCTTTACCCGCGGTATTCAAACCCATGCCTTACGATGAAACAATCTTGGTAGACGGCGGTGTAATGAATAATTTTCCGACTGATGTTGCCAAACAAATGGGAGCTGATATCATAATTGGTAGTGATGTTGGTGGCGGAATGGAACCCAAAGACAAACTGGACAGTTTTCTAACTGTATTAATGCAAACGAGTATGTTTCCTAGTAACATCAAAGATCCAGAAAATCGAAAACTCTGTAACATCTTAATAGACCACATGCCGAATTTGCGCTTTTCTACAGCAGATTTTGCAAAAAGCAATGAAATCTACAAAGATGGTAAGATAGCCACAAACCTTAATCTAAATGCATTAGTTACTTTATCCGAAAAATTAAAAGGATACAAACAACGAACACATGAATTACCAAAAGTCTCGAACGAATTTATCATCGATACCATTGTGTATAAAAATATTAGCAAGGAAAACATTCCACTTGTAATAGCGAGAACAAACATTAAAACACATACAAAATATACAACCAAAGATTTGATTGAAGGCATCAATAGAGCCATGGGTACCAATCTTTTCACTCAAATCACCTATAGCTACTTTTTAAAAAATGGAGACAAACTTGGGCTTCTATTAAATGGTTTTGAATATGCAAAAAATCAAATCAATGCATCACTTCATTTTGACACCTATAGAGGCGTTGGTTTAATTCTTAATTACACAGCAAGAAACGTTTTAGCAGAATCATCTCGGTTAATTATTACTGGAGACATTGCCGAACAACCAAAAGTTAGAATTGATTTTCAGAAAAATTTTGGGAAAAAGAAAGACTGGTGGTGGGGATCCGAACTGTATGGTGCTTTTCTAAATCAAGAAATTTTTATTGATGGAAAATCTGCAGACAATATGAAATACAATACATTCGAATTCAACAATGAAGCAAATCTGAATCTAAATTCTCTTAAAAGCTATGTTGGTTTTGGATTAAACTACTTGTATACTGAGGTAAAACCTAAAAATGACCCAAAATTAAATCCGAATATACTTTCCTTAAATAATTATAACTATGAAAACATTGAGATAAATGCTCATTATTCTTATAATGATATGGACAAAGTTTTTTTTGCTACTAATGGCACTATTCTAAAAGCAAACATAAACCATTCCCTTTTAAGCAATGCTAGCATTAATTTCACTGATCCCAATTATATAGATCCTTCAGGACCTACAAATGGATATACGAAAATGGGTTTTACATTTGAGAAAAGATTTAAACTAAAAAACAAAACAACTTACATAATGGGGTTTGACTCCAACTTTATTTTCCAAGATGATCTCAAAGAGAATGAAATTTCTTTCTCAGATTATGGCTATGCAGCAAAAAATTTCCTTGGGGGAATTATACCTTGTTCTGGAAGCAATCGCTATGCGTTACCTGGATTATATGAAGATGAACTGAGTGTAACTCAATTTATGGGAGTTCGCTTGGGAGTACAATTTAATCCGACTGGCAAAATCTATCTTACTCCTCATTTTAACATTGCTTCTGTTGGGTTTGATAATTTTAACGATTATATAGGCAATGCATTTTTCCCAAAAGGGAATTGGGATTATAACAAAGAAACTAGCTTTTTAATGTCAGGAGGAGGCACAATATCATATCAATCCATTTTAGGTCCAATTCACTTTGATACTTCATGGATTAGCAATATCGACAAAGTAAGATTGTTTTTTAGCGTTGGTTTTTCATTTAATACATCAAATTAAGCCAGATAATCTTAATAAAAACAGCTCCAATTACAATAATAAAAATTTATACCAGGTCTAACAAAAAAACCCGCTTCTTTCGAAACGGGTTTTGCAATGCTATTAAATCTTTATGATTATGCTTCAAATGGAAGTATAGAAACATAAGATTTATTATCTTTTTTCTTTTGGAAGGCAACAACACCATCAACTCTTGCATGTAAAGTATGATCTTTACTAATGTAAACGTTTTCACCTGGATTATGTTTTGAACCTCTTTGTCTTACGATGATGTTCCCAGCAATAGCAGCTTGACCACCAAAAATCTTAACGCCTAAACGTTTTGATTCTGATTCTCTACCATTCTTCGAACTACCGACACCTTTCTTGTGAGCCATGACGTATTAGTTTATTTTGTTATTATTCTTGTGTATCTTCTTTTTTAGCTTTAGGAGCTTTTTTTACTTTAGGAGCTACTGCTTCTTCTGTAGTTGCTTCAACAGCTGCTTTTTTTGGAGCTGCTTTTTTAGCTGATCCACCTGCAGTAATACCTTCAATTACAATTTGAGTAAGATATTGTCTGTGACCGTTTCTCTTTTTGTACCCTTTTCTTCTTTTCTTTTTGAAAACGATAACTTTATCTCCTTTTAAGTGTTGTAACACTTTAGCTTCTACTGAAGCACCTTCTATAGCTGGGGCGCCTATTGTGATTGAACCGTTATCGTCAACTAAATAAACTTTGTCAAAAGAAACTTTTGAACCTTCTTCATTTGCTAAACGGTGAACGTAAACCTTTAGGTCTTTGCTAACTTTAAACTGTTGCCCTGCTATCTCTACGATTGCATACATACTGAATTGTTTTAATAATTTTTAAGGTTGCAAATATACAATTAAATATTTACCCTGCAATCCTTTAATAAAAAAATATTACTAGTATGATTTAAAGCAACTTTATGCCTCTTTTGATCGAAATTAATCTCGATTCAGTAAAATAATGTTAATTCTTTATTAAAGTAGAATAACCTTACTTTTGTAGCACAAAAAAAAGTAATTTTGATGTAACTAAAATCTATTAAAACTACTAATAGAGAATAAAATTATTAATCTTTATGAAAAAATCAATAATGATGTTAAGTGCTGCATTAATGTTAGGCGGAGTTGCTTCGGCTCAAAAAGTAGCTTTCGAAGAATACGATTTAGATAATGGGCTACATGTTATATTACACCACGACGCATCTGCACCAGTCGTAATCACATCTGTAATGTACCATGTAGGCGCCAAGGACGAAAACCCAGACCGAACTGGCTTTGCTCATTTTTTTGAGCACTTACTGTTCGAAGGAACACAAAATATTAAAAGAGGGGAATGGTTTAAGATTGTAACTTCGAATGGAGGAACCAACAATGCCAATACCACAGACGATAGAACTTATTATTATGAAATATTCCCATCCAATAATTTAGAATTAGGCCTTTGGATGGAATCCGAAAGATTAATGCATCCGATCATTAACAAGATTGGAGTAGACACTCAAAATGAAGTTGTAAAAGAAGAAAAAAGAACAAGTTATGACAACCGCCCTTATGGAAACATCCTTTCGGCTGTTAAAGAAAATATGTTCAAAAACCACCCGTATCGCTGGACAACCATTGGCTCTATGAAAGATTTGGATGCCGCAACACTAGAAGAGTTTCAAGCTTTCAACAAAAAATTCTACTTACCCAACAACGCCGTTTTGGTAGTTGCAGGTGATTTTGAGAAAAAACAAGCCAAAGAATGGGTTCAAAAATATTTTGGCCCAATTGCTAAAGGCGAAGTAATTCCTAAGAAAACATTCTTAGAAGAACCAATTACACAAACCATAAAAGCTACTTACGAAGATCCAAACATTCAAATCCCAATGTTGGTGGCCAGTTACCGAACTCCTTCTATGAAAAGCAGAGATGCTCGAGTATTAGACTTAATTTCTTCCTACTTAAGCGATGGAAAAAGCTCTAAATTATACAAAAAAGTAGTAGATGAGAAAAAAATGGCCTTGCAAATTGGCGCAGTTGGTTTTAGTCAAGAAGATTATGGTATGTATATATTGTATGGCTTGCCAATGGGAAATTTTACCACTACGGACATTCTAAAAGAAATTGATGAAGAGATCGTAAAAATTCAAACCGATTTGATTTCTGAAAACGATTATCAAAAACTACAAAACAAGTTTGACAATAATTTTGTCAATACCAATTCAACGATCGAAGGTATTGCCAACAATCTTGCCTCTTTTTACTTACTGTATAAAGACGTAAACTTAATCAATACAGAAATCGAACTGTATCATTCCATTACACGTGAAGAGATAAGAGCCGTTGCACAAAAATACCTAAATCCAAATCAGCGTTTACTTTTAGATTATATACCTGCCAAAGCAAAACCTCTTAACTAAGAAACCGATATCATGAAAAAAACAAGTATACTATTCATCCTTTTATTTCTAACAGGAATCATGCAAGCACAAGATCGCACGCAACCCAAACCAGGAAAATCACCAATTATAAATATCAAAAAACCACAGACCTTTGTTTTGGCCAATGGCATGAAAGTACTGGTTGTAGAAAATCATAAATTACCAAGAGTTTCCTTTAATTTAACTTTGGATAATACTCCTTTTACTGAAGGCAACAAAAAAGGCGTTGATGAATTGACCAGTAATCTAATTGGCAATGGTAGTAAAAAAACAAACAAAGTAGCTTTCAATGAAGAAATTGACTTTCTGGGGGCAGATATCAGTTTCAGTTCTCATGGCGCTACCGCAAACTCTCTTTCTAAATATGGCGGCAGAGTATTAGAGCTAATGGCAGAAGGCGCATTACACCCAAACTTCACTCAAGAAGAATTTGACAAAGAAAAAGCCAAATTAATCGAAGGAATGAAATCAGAAGAAAAAAGTGTTCCTGCAATTGCCAATCGTGTAGTTGATGCTTTAGCATACGGTAAAAACCATCCATCCGGAGAATTTATGACCGAAGCAACCTTAAACAATGTTACTCTTGCAGATGTTGAAGCAAATTACAAATCCTACTTTGTTCCTGAAAATGCATATTTAATAATCATTGGAGATGTAAAATACAATAATGTAAAAGTTGCTGTAGAAAAATTATTTGGTACATGGGAGAAAAAAAACACTCCAAAAACGACTTATGACACTCCGATAAACGTATCAAATTTACAAATCAATTTAGTTGATGTGCCTAATGCAGTACAGTCTGAAATCACATTGGTAAACACTGTAGATTTAAAAATGGGAGATCCTGACTTTTTCCCGGCAGTAATCGCGAACCAAATATTAGGAGGCGATTTCAACAGTTATCTGAACATGAATCTACGCGAAAAACATGCTTGGACATATGGAGCAAGATCAAATGTAGGAGCTGGAAAATACACTTCAAAATTCTTTGCCAAATCTGCTGTAAGAAATGCAGTAACAGATAGCGCCGTAGTAGAATTTGTCAAAGAAATCAAAAGAATCCGTATCGAAAAAGTAAGCGATGAAGTCCTAGCAACCGTAAAAGCTGGTTATATTGGTAGATTTGTTATGCAAGTTGAAAAACCTCAAACTGTAGCACGATATGCCTTAAACATCGAAACCGAAAAACTTCCCGCAGATTTTTACGAAAAATACATTCAAACCATTAACGCAGTAACTGCTGACGATGTATTGCGTGTGGCCAACAAATATTTCCTTATTGACAACATCCGAATTGTAATTGCTGGAAAAGGATCCGAGATTGCTTCAGGATTGGAAAAACTAAAAATTCCGATGTTTTATTTTGACAAATACGGAACGCCTCTTGAAAAACCAGTTTTGAAAAAAGAAATTCCGGTTGGAGTTACAGCCAAAACCGTTTTTGAAAATTACATCAAAGCTATTGGTGGAGAGAAAGCAGTTACCGCTGTAAAAACTATCGCAATGGTTGGATCTACTTCAATACCACAAGCCCCGATGCCATTAACGTATACTTCCAAAACAGATACCAAAGGAAATTCAATGATAGAAATCGCAATGGGAGCCATGAGTATGATGAAACAAGTAGTTAATCAAAAGGGAGCCTATGCAATGCAACAAGGACAACGCAAAGATTTCACAGGTGCCGAATTGGCCGAAATGAAAGCAGCAGCAACTCCATTTGAAGAAGTACTGTTGTTAAAAAATCCTGCTTTGACCATCGACCGTATTGAAACCATCAACGGAAACGATGCTTTTGCCATAAAAAACGGGAAAAGTACTTATTTCTATGACACCAAAACTGGTTTAAAACTAGCGGAGTCCAAAACAGTAGAACAAGCTGGTCAAACAATGACAGTAACTACCAATTTTGAAGATTACAAAGAAGTAAAAAATGTAAAAGTACCTTTCAATATCATCCAAAATGTAGGTATCGAACTAGACATCAAAATGTCTGAAATCACTATCAACGAAGGAGTAAAAGATACCGATTTTCAATAATCAAAATCTCACTTAAATTACTAAAGACTGTCTTAATCGGCAGTCTTTTTTTTTGTAAAAAATTGGGGTGTGCCACCATTAAGCAAAGGGGGCAACTTATCGGACCGCTTATTCGCCCCCTTTGCTTAATGCTGTCGGGCTATTGCCGTTACTTCGGTAACTTGGCGCTATCCCTCACACGGCTTTACGGTATTAAAGACCAATTTTAAACTATTTCTTAGCAGACAAATAAACCCCAATCAAAATCACAAAAGCACCAACACTCTGAACAGGAGTTAACATTTCATGATCCAACAACCCCCAAAAGAAAGCCACTACAGGAATTAAATACGTTACCGATGTCGCAAAAACAGGCGATGAAACTTGAATTAATTTAAAGAAAATCACATTGGCAATACCGGTTCCAACCACACCAAGCACAAGAATAAACAATAAAGAATGTTGTACTTTTTCTACCTGAACTACATCAAAAAAACCAGTGAAAAACAAAATTCCCAAAGCTGGGAAAAGCAATATCAAAAAATTTCCTGTTGTGATGCTCAAAGGCGTCAAATCCGACAAATACTTTTTAAGCAAATTGACATTTAAAGCATAACAAATCGATGCAATCAAAACCAAAATTGCATAATAATAATTTTGTTCCGGATGATTTACAGCACCATTAAAAACCAAAAGCATACTTCCCAAAAGTCCAATAACAACTCCCCAAATCTGACTCCTTCTAAAAGTTATCCCAAAAAAGGCTGCTCCCAAAATCAAGGTATTCAGCGGAGTCAATGAATTTAAAATCGCCGTAATAGAACTGTCAATCTGTGTTTCGGCAATCGCAAAAAGATAAGCAGGAACAAATGTACCAAACACAGAAGTCAACGCTATATATTTCCATTGATGATGCGGAATTTTAATCAAACTCTTAAATCCAATGAGCAGCAAAAAAAGGGCTGCAAAAATAATTCGCAAAGAACCCAACTGAAAAGCAGTTAATCCTACTAATCCTTTTTTGATCAATATAAAAGAGCTTCCCCAAATTAGGGCAAGTACAAACAAATAAACCCACTTCAACTGCTTTGTCATCATAAACACTATTTTGATGCAAAATTGTAATAATTTTAGAAACTTCCACTCCTTTTTTTATTAATTTTGCAATCAATTACAAGAAACTAAATCAATTAAA includes these proteins:
- a CDS encoding DMT family transporter, which produces MMTKQLKWVYLFVLALIWGSSFILIKKGLVGLTAFQLGSLRIIFAALFLLLIGFKSLIKIPHHQWKYIALTSVFGTFVPAYLFAIAETQIDSSITAILNSLTPLNTLILGAAFFGITFRRSQIWGVVIGLLGSMLLVFNGAVNHPEQNYYYAILVLIASICYALNVNLLKKYLSDLTPLSITTGNFLILLFPALGILFFTGFFDVVQVEKVQHSLLFILVLGVVGTGIANVIFFKLIQVSSPVFATSVTYLIPVVAFFWGLLDHEMLTPVQSVGAFVILIGVYLSAKK